One region of Faecalibacter bovis genomic DNA includes:
- a CDS encoding phytanoyl-CoA dioxygenase family protein, which translates to MNELKIYKSEIEELGFTTIENIYSTEEVQKIIETINQVDTSKDTFRKSNDLFAIRQFLKKVPETQKLIFNEKLQKVISELFGKNYFVIKSIYFDKPETSNWYVSYHQDLTISVDKKIELDNFKFWTTKQNQFAVQPPIEILENIYTIRIHLDDTDENNGALKVIEKSHLKKIYRPENIDWKTEKETTCNVNKGGIMIMKPLTLHSSSRTTNNKKRRVIHIELSDTNLPNGLNWSEKLN; encoded by the coding sequence ATGAACGAATTGAAAATTTATAAATCTGAAATTGAAGAATTAGGATTTACAACAATTGAAAATATATATTCTACGGAAGAAGTTCAGAAAATTATCGAGACAATTAATCAAGTTGATACTTCAAAAGATACATTTAGAAAATCAAACGATTTATTTGCAATTCGTCAATTTTTAAAAAAAGTACCAGAAACTCAAAAGTTGATTTTCAACGAAAAACTTCAAAAAGTGATTTCAGAACTTTTCGGAAAAAACTATTTCGTAATTAAAAGTATTTACTTTGATAAACCTGAAACTTCAAATTGGTACGTTTCTTATCATCAAGACTTGACAATTTCGGTTGACAAAAAAATAGAACTTGATAATTTTAAATTTTGGACAACTAAACAAAATCAATTTGCAGTCCAACCTCCTATCGAAATCTTGGAAAATATTTATACAATTAGAATCCATTTAGACGATACAGATGAAAATAATGGTGCTTTAAAAGTGATTGAAAAATCGCATTTAAAGAAAATTTATCGACCTGAAAATATTGATTGGAAAACCGAAAAAGAAACAACCTGTAACGTAAATAAAGGTGGAATAATGATTATGAAACCACTTACATTACATAGTTCTAGTCGTACGACAAACAATAAAAAAAGAAGAGTAATTCACATAGAATTGTCAGACACAAATTTACCAAACGGACTTAATTGGTCTGAAAAATTAAATTAA
- a CDS encoding tyrosine-type recombinase/integrase: MSIDFSNYKFVSGEHKNKKVIWILFDYKKYSIDPLRNIISVKYSNTQKSWYVPDLNRNRQSIGLEIIEFQNANNLTKEHKIEFDRYIQTLKLKSYSPNTLKTYANEFIAFLQMFTQYNPQEITTDLIRRYLVYCAQDLELSEFTINSRMNAIKFYYEQVLHLNRMFFDIPRPKKPNLLPKVLSVNEVRQIINLTTNLKHQMILKSIYGMGLRVSEAVNLKIEDLDSDTMLVHIKGAKGKKDRIVILPETLLLELREYYVVYKPKEYLFENRFGNQMSTRSIQMIFKNGLELSKSRKKVGVHSLRHSFATHLLESGTDVILIQQLLGHNSIKTTLTYTHVSRKSIQKIQSPLDRL, translated from the coding sequence ATGAGTATCGATTTTTCTAATTATAAATTTGTTTCTGGTGAACACAAAAACAAAAAAGTGATTTGGATTTTATTTGATTATAAAAAATATTCAATCGATCCTTTGCGTAACATAATTAGTGTAAAATATTCGAATACTCAAAAATCTTGGTACGTTCCAGATCTTAACCGAAATCGCCAATCCATCGGGCTAGAAATAATCGAGTTTCAGAATGCAAATAATTTAACCAAAGAACATAAAATTGAATTTGATAGATACATTCAAACTTTAAAGTTAAAATCATACAGTCCAAATACGTTAAAAACTTATGCCAACGAATTTATTGCATTTTTGCAGATGTTTACACAATATAATCCACAAGAAATTACGACTGATTTAATTCGACGTTACTTGGTTTATTGTGCGCAAGATTTAGAATTATCAGAATTTACAATTAATTCGAGAATGAATGCAATAAAGTTTTATTACGAACAGGTTTTGCATCTTAATCGTATGTTTTTTGATATTCCTCGTCCTAAAAAACCTAATCTTTTGCCCAAAGTACTTTCTGTAAATGAGGTAAGACAGATAATAAATTTGACTACGAATTTAAAGCATCAAATGATTCTGAAATCTATTTATGGTATGGGATTAAGAGTGAGTGAAGCGGTGAATCTTAAGATTGAGGATTTGGATAGCGACACGATGCTGGTGCATATAAAAGGGGCGAAAGGGAAAAAAGATAGGATTGTTATTTTGCCTGAAACCTTGTTGTTGGAATTACGCGAATATTATGTTGTATATAAACCTAAGGAATATTTGTTTGAAAATCGTTTTGGCAATCAAATGAGTACGCGTTCTATACAAATGATTTTTAAAAATGGATTAGAATTATCCAAATCACGTAAAAAAGTTGGTGTACATAGTTTGCGTCATTCTTTTGCAACACATCTGTTAGAGAGTGGTACAGATGTTATTTTAATACAACAATTATTAGGTCATAATAGCATCAAAACAACTCTTACTTACACTCATGTTTCCAGAAAATCAATTCAAAAAATTCAATCTCCTTTGGATCGTTTATAA
- the dinB gene encoding DNA polymerase IV: MLRKIIHIDMDAFYASVEQRDFPELRGKCIAVGGSAERGVVATASYEARKYGVKSAMSSVIAKRKCPKLIFVKPRFEVYKEVSNQIRDIFKEYTDLVEPLSLDEAYLDVTENKFNIAIATDIALEIKQKIKERTNLTASAGVSYNKFLAKIASDYQKPDGLFVITPKMAEQFIEQLPINKFFGIGKVTAERMANMGIHTGFDLKKLSMEKMIKEFGKSGSYYYNIVRGEDFRAVNPDRIRKSVGSENTFSNDISQIHEMQTHIASQTDEVWEWCQNNLIFGRTVTVKMKFEDFTIVSRSKSSIYPITNEKVYRKLVLELLEECYQIGRKVRLLGVSVSNLTDFKTSEGRQLELDFEQENL; encoded by the coding sequence ATGCTTCGTAAGATCATACATATAGACATGGATGCTTTTTATGCCTCTGTAGAACAGCGCGACTTCCCCGAATTAAGAGGGAAATGCATTGCTGTTGGTGGATCTGCAGAACGTGGTGTGGTAGCAACTGCAAGTTACGAAGCCAGAAAATACGGCGTAAAATCGGCCATGTCTTCTGTAATTGCTAAAAGAAAATGCCCCAAATTAATTTTTGTTAAACCTCGATTTGAAGTGTACAAAGAAGTTTCGAATCAGATTCGTGATATTTTTAAAGAATATACCGATTTGGTTGAACCTTTGTCTTTGGACGAAGCATATTTAGACGTAACTGAAAATAAATTCAACATTGCTATTGCTACTGATATCGCATTAGAAATTAAACAAAAAATTAAGGAACGAACTAATCTGACAGCTTCTGCAGGAGTTTCTTACAATAAATTTTTGGCAAAAATTGCATCTGATTATCAGAAACCTGATGGATTATTTGTGATAACTCCTAAAATGGCTGAACAATTTATTGAACAATTACCTATAAATAAATTTTTCGGAATCGGAAAAGTTACAGCCGAACGTATGGCAAATATGGGCATACACACCGGTTTTGATCTGAAAAAACTCTCGATGGAAAAGATGATTAAAGAGTTTGGCAAATCAGGCTCTTATTATTATAACATTGTACGTGGTGAAGATTTTCGGGCTGTAAATCCTGATCGAATCAGGAAATCTGTAGGTTCTGAAAATACTTTTTCGAATGACATTTCTCAAATTCATGAAATGCAAACTCACATTGCTTCCCAAACAGATGAAGTGTGGGAATGGTGCCAAAATAATTTAATATTTGGACGTACAGTTACTGTAAAAATGAAGTTTGAAGATTTTACAATTGTGAGCCGAAGTAAATCATCAATCTATCCTATCACAAACGAAAAAGTCTACCGAAAATTGGTTTTAGAATTATTAGAAGAATGTTATCAAATAGGTCGAAAAGTTAGATTATTAGGAGTTTCAGTTTCTAATTTAACTGATTTTAAAACTTCTGAAGGTCGCCAACTTGAATTAGATTTTGAACAAGAAAATTTATAA
- a CDS encoding cation:proton antiporter, with the protein MEEHLPKLIIDLGLILGIGAITTLIFKRINQPLVLGYIIAGFLVGPHFQYIPTVADEHSVEIWAKIGVIFLLFSLGLEFSFKKLLNVGGSASITALVEIACIVTLGYFVGQWMGWKPMDSIFLGGLLASSSTTIIIRAFDELGLKRKKFANVVFGILIVEDIVVILLMVMLSTMAVSQQFDGGEMLSSLIKLGFFLAVWFLGGIFIIPSFLRSIKKYLDEETLLILSIGLCLGMVYIADSVGFSIELGAFVMGSILAETVYAEKIEHTLQSVKTLFATIFFVSIGMMIDPASMLEHKWAILIVTLLTIFGKLIFTSLGALLSGQPLKQSVQVGMSMAQIGEFAFIVAGLGLSLGVTSDFLFPVAVGVSAITTFTTPYLIKSSDTVYQYLDKNLPKKFLQTIDRYSSDTQHIKDENQWKIIIEKTIKNLALNSIIIIAITAFTKNYILMLLYDNVSYFLANFITMILTLTICAPFLWALIGNRVSKTLVSQFWYESKFNRAPIIGIFTLRVIFILALIIFIYYQFFSSKIAVIIPIVILLGLLYLLSKHFNKVYDIIENRFIFNLNEREIIEEKRLQAKKENYQYTWDNTHISDMEVPRHANFIGVPLGELNWRTKFHINIAYIKRGDRIIQMPNSESVLYPLDEIGIIGTDEQIQKFENYLKIIGESVPTITEDTKDHINITMDKVVIPDNVPEIQYQDIGWIKDASFGIVVSLERNGEISFNPDRDVIIEPGDYLTIVSDKKKLKQFIKQYNLK; encoded by the coding sequence ATGGAAGAACACTTGCCAAAACTGATTATCGATTTAGGCCTAATATTAGGTATTGGTGCAATTACCACATTAATCTTCAAACGAATCAATCAACCATTAGTCTTAGGGTATATCATCGCTGGATTTTTGGTTGGTCCACATTTCCAATACATTCCTACTGTTGCCGATGAACATAGTGTTGAAATTTGGGCAAAAATTGGAGTGATCTTCCTTTTATTCAGTTTAGGGTTAGAATTCAGTTTCAAAAAACTGCTCAACGTTGGTGGAAGTGCATCGATAACCGCCCTCGTAGAAATCGCATGTATTGTAACTCTTGGATATTTTGTAGGACAATGGATGGGCTGGAAACCGATGGATAGTATTTTTCTTGGTGGTTTATTAGCCAGTTCCTCTACAACCATTATTATTAGAGCGTTTGACGAATTAGGATTGAAACGAAAAAAGTTTGCGAACGTTGTTTTCGGAATCTTAATTGTAGAAGATATCGTTGTTATTTTATTAATGGTCATGCTTTCTACAATGGCTGTAAGTCAGCAGTTTGATGGTGGAGAAATGCTGAGTTCGTTAATTAAACTTGGCTTCTTTTTAGCCGTTTGGTTTTTGGGTGGTATTTTTATCATTCCTTCTTTTTTACGATCAATCAAAAAATATTTAGACGAAGAAACCTTACTAATTCTTTCAATCGGATTATGTTTAGGAATGGTTTATATTGCTGATAGTGTAGGATTTTCAATAGAATTAGGAGCATTTGTGATGGGTTCTATATTAGCTGAAACAGTGTATGCTGAAAAAATTGAGCATACTTTACAATCCGTTAAAACATTATTTGCTACGATCTTCTTTGTATCTATTGGTATGATGATTGACCCTGCTTCTATGTTAGAACATAAGTGGGCAATTTTAATCGTAACGTTATTAACTATTTTTGGTAAATTAATTTTCACGTCACTTGGTGCATTATTATCCGGACAACCATTAAAACAATCGGTACAAGTTGGTATGAGTATGGCACAGATTGGCGAATTTGCCTTTATTGTGGCTGGACTTGGTTTATCATTAGGTGTTACGAGCGACTTCCTCTTCCCTGTTGCCGTAGGTGTATCTGCAATAACAACTTTTACAACTCCATATTTGATAAAATCATCAGATACAGTTTATCAATATTTAGACAAAAATTTACCGAAAAAGTTTTTACAAACTATAGATCGATATTCATCAGATACACAACACATAAAAGATGAAAATCAATGGAAAATAATTATAGAAAAAACCATTAAAAACTTAGCGCTTAATTCTATTATCATAATTGCAATTACAGCGTTTACAAAGAATTATATTTTAATGTTATTGTATGATAATGTAAGTTATTTCCTTGCAAATTTCATCACTATGATACTTACTTTAACCATATGTGCACCATTTCTTTGGGCATTGATAGGTAACCGAGTATCTAAAACATTAGTTTCACAATTTTGGTACGAATCAAAATTTAATCGTGCGCCAATAATCGGTATTTTTACCTTAAGAGTCATCTTTATTTTAGCTTTAATTATATTCATTTATTACCAATTTTTCTCTAGTAAAATCGCAGTTATTATTCCGATAGTAATTCTTTTAGGGCTTTTATATTTACTTTCTAAACATTTTAATAAAGTTTATGACATCATTGAAAATCGATTTATTTTTAATCTGAATGAACGTGAAATTATAGAAGAAAAAAGATTACAAGCAAAGAAAGAAAATTATCAATATACGTGGGATAATACACACATTTCTGATATGGAAGTTCCACGACATGCTAACTTTATTGGTGTTCCTTTGGGTGAATTAAATTGGCGAACTAAATTCCACATCAATATTGCGTATATCAAACGAGGCGACCGAATTATACAAATGCCAAATAGTGAATCTGTTCTTTATCCTTTAGATGAAATCGGAATTATTGGTACAGATGAACAAATTCAGAAGTTTGAAAATTACCTTAAAATTATTGGCGAATCAGTGCCAACTATTACTGAAGATACGAAGGATCACATCAACATTACAATGGATAAAGTTGTAATTCCTGATAATGTTCCTGAAATTCAGTACCAAGACATTGGATGGATAAAAGATGCTAGTTTTGGTATTGTTGTTTCGTTGGAGCGAAATGGTGAAATTAGTTTTAATCCAGATCGCGATGTTATTATTGAACCGGGAGATTATTTAACTATTGTTTCGGATAAAAAGAAATTGAAACAATTTATAAAACAATATAATTTAAAATAA
- a CDS encoding class I SAM-dependent methyltransferase produces MKDLFGQAILDYQTDNNPENLYTETSISELDVMPIDYLFRDFDEMPTFEQKALTLAKGNVLDVGAGAGSHALYLQQKGLNVKAIDISPKAIEACKLRGVENVEAINLLDLPTDEKFDTILILMNGTGIFQNLFVIGAYLEKLKSLLHPAGQIIIDGTDIIYMFDDDDDGGKWIPGDKNYYGEVDFIVHYKGMQDEPIEWLYLDFDTLKNACDHHSLECKRILKEDYSYLAKITIK; encoded by the coding sequence ATGAAAGACTTATTTGGACAAGCGATTCTGGATTACCAAACGGATAATAATCCTGAAAATTTATATACAGAAACTTCAATCTCTGAATTAGATGTCATGCCCATTGATTATTTATTTAGAGATTTTGATGAAATGCCAACTTTTGAACAAAAAGCACTAACATTAGCAAAAGGAAACGTTTTGGATGTGGGCGCAGGAGCTGGCTCGCATGCTTTGTATTTACAACAGAAAGGTTTAAATGTTAAAGCTATTGATATTTCTCCGAAAGCAATAGAAGCATGTAAATTGAGAGGTGTAGAAAATGTAGAAGCCATTAATCTTTTAGATTTACCAACGGATGAAAAATTTGATACCATTCTTATTTTGATGAACGGAACAGGAATTTTTCAGAATTTATTTGTCATTGGTGCCTATTTAGAAAAATTAAAATCACTCTTACATCCAGCAGGTCAAATAATAATTGATGGAACAGATATTATTTACATGTTTGATGACGATGACGATGGTGGTAAATGGATTCCTGGTGATAAGAATTATTACGGTGAAGTAGATTTTATAGTTCATTATAAAGGGATGCAAGACGAGCCGATAGAATGGTTATATTTAGATTTTGATACTTTAAAAAATGCATGTGATCATCACAGTTTAGAGTGTAAAAGAATTTTAAAAGAAGATTATTCTTATTTAGCAAAAATTACAATCAAATAA
- a CDS encoding TetR/AcrR family transcriptional regulator, whose protein sequence is MEKKDQTEHIIKETAKNLFFKEGKFNATTQEIADAAGVNRTLINYYFRSRNNLFKIVFEDAKLMEVEKTNSIMLSEDDFKTKISNFIDHCFQMNIDYPYLETYLVSQINQGIHFRREYVDEHAKAFFKNVEDAMEQGLIDRMEPIQFLLNMISLVNFPMAMRPLIQLNLKISDTDYKRILKDRKEIIIRTLFKK, encoded by the coding sequence GTGGAGAAAAAAGATCAAACTGAGCATATTATAAAAGAAACTGCAAAGAATTTATTTTTTAAAGAAGGTAAATTCAATGCAACAACTCAAGAAATTGCAGATGCGGCAGGAGTTAATCGTACATTGATTAATTACTATTTCCGTTCTCGCAACAACTTATTTAAAATTGTTTTTGAAGACGCGAAACTAATGGAGGTGGAGAAAACGAACTCGATTATGTTGTCTGAAGATGATTTTAAAACAAAAATTTCAAATTTTATCGACCATTGCTTTCAAATGAATATTGATTATCCTTATTTGGAAACGTACTTAGTTTCTCAGATCAATCAAGGGATTCATTTTAGACGCGAGTACGTTGATGAGCATGCAAAAGCATTTTTTAAAAACGTAGAAGATGCAATGGAACAAGGTTTGATTGATAGGATGGAACCTATTCAGTTTTTATTGAATATGATCTCTTTGGTGAATTTTCCGATGGCGATGCGCCCGTTGATTCAACTGAATTTAAAAATTTCAGATACTGATTATAAACGTATTTTGAAAGACAGAAAAGAAATTATCATTCGAACATTATTTAAAAAATAA
- a CDS encoding TolC family protein — MRWIGVAVLLAFFQTVSAQQTLTLKEAIDFALKNKADALKAKNEIKRGDLQIKEAKAGALPQISASGNVQYNAIIQESALQMNDQLMVIRMGQPWNTNATVSLYQALFDQRVFTGLKAAKSTREFYQINSQLTDEQIIERVSTAYYQVFVTEQKLQNIDASYENTNKVKAIIQSLYDNGLAKEIDLDRTKVGLVNIQSARQQIVNAVQLQENALKFYMGMPIETEIELVGEDVKINEYLLEDKFDYTKRTEVAAVLKQKELLGYNLEATKAALYPTVGLAANYGINGFGENFPIHKSTYWSDVANVALQVKVPIFTGGSTKAKIAQAQLDIDALDIDIKDMILGLDLEYHNAKTQIENLIVNLKNQEENVELARKVFNNTQANYQHGLAPLTEVLDAEQAYTEAKNNYSNVLLEYKVAEVALLKAKGELNTILQ; from the coding sequence TTGCGATGGATAGGAGTTGCGGTTCTCTTGGCGTTTTTTCAAACAGTTTCTGCTCAACAAACTTTAACGTTGAAAGAAGCAATCGATTTTGCATTAAAAAACAAAGCTGATGCTTTGAAAGCAAAAAATGAAATTAAGCGTGGAGATTTACAAATAAAAGAAGCGAAAGCTGGAGCATTGCCACAAATTTCGGCGTCTGGTAATGTACAATACAATGCAATTATTCAGGAATCTGCATTACAAATGAATGATCAATTAATGGTTATTCGTATGGGACAACCATGGAACACAAATGCGACAGTTTCTTTATATCAAGCCTTATTTGATCAACGTGTTTTTACAGGTCTGAAAGCGGCAAAATCAACACGAGAATTTTATCAAATCAATTCTCAGTTGACAGACGAACAAATTATAGAACGCGTTTCTACAGCTTATTATCAAGTTTTTGTAACGGAGCAAAAATTACAAAACATTGACGCTTCTTACGAAAATACAAATAAGGTAAAAGCCATCATTCAAAGTTTATACGACAATGGTTTAGCCAAAGAAATTGACTTGGATCGTACTAAGGTTGGATTGGTAAATATTCAATCTGCTCGTCAGCAAATTGTTAATGCAGTTCAGTTACAAGAAAATGCATTGAAATTTTATATGGGAATGCCTATCGAAACTGAAATTGAATTAGTTGGCGAAGATGTAAAGATTAATGAATATTTATTAGAAGATAAGTTTGATTATACAAAACGTACAGAAGTTGCTGCTGTTCTAAAACAGAAAGAACTTTTAGGATATAATCTTGAAGCGACTAAAGCGGCTTTATATCCAACTGTTGGTTTAGCTGCAAACTATGGTATCAATGGTTTTGGTGAAAATTTCCCAATTCATAAATCTACTTATTGGTCTGATGTAGCAAATGTTGCTTTACAAGTTAAAGTTCCAATTTTTACAGGAGGCTCTACTAAAGCAAAAATTGCACAAGCACAATTAGATATTGATGCATTAGATATTGATATTAAAGATATGATTTTAGGTTTAGATTTAGAATATCATAATGCGAAAACGCAAATCGAAAATTTAATTGTCAATTTAAAAAATCAAGAAGAAAATGTTGAATTAGCTCGTAAAGTTTTTAATAATACGCAAGCTAATTACCAACATGGTTTAGCGCCTTTAACGGAAGTCTTAGATGCTGAAC